One stretch of Bradyrhizobium canariense DNA includes these proteins:
- a CDS encoding carbohydrate ABC transporter permease has translation MQSIPGRRVIMALFLIFLLLPIYWLVNMSFKTNEEIVSTMTLWPHQPTIANYLRIFTDESWYSGYINSLKYVVINTIISISVALPAAYAFSRYRFLGDKHLFFWLLSNRMAPAAVYALPFFNLYSAINLFDTPWAVALAHCIFNVPLAVWILEGFVSGVPREIDETAFLDGYSFPRFFIKILVPLIASGIGVAAFFCFMFSWVELLLARTLTSVNAKPIAAVMTRTVSAAGMDWGLLAAAGVLTIIPGALVIWFVRNYIARGFALGRV, from the coding sequence ATGCAGTCGATTCCCGGGCGTCGCGTCATCATGGCGTTGTTCCTGATCTTCCTGTTGCTGCCGATCTACTGGCTCGTCAACATGAGCTTCAAGACCAACGAAGAGATCGTCTCGACCATGACGCTGTGGCCGCATCAGCCGACCATCGCCAACTACCTGCGCATCTTCACCGACGAGAGCTGGTATTCCGGCTACATCAATTCGCTGAAATACGTCGTCATCAATACCATCATCTCGATTTCGGTGGCGTTGCCCGCCGCCTACGCGTTTTCGCGCTATCGCTTCCTCGGCGACAAGCATCTGTTCTTCTGGCTGCTGTCGAACCGGATGGCGCCGGCGGCGGTCTACGCGCTGCCGTTCTTCAATCTTTATTCGGCGATCAACCTGTTCGATACGCCGTGGGCGGTGGCGCTGGCGCATTGCATCTTCAACGTGCCGCTGGCGGTGTGGATCCTGGAAGGATTCGTATCCGGCGTGCCGCGCGAGATCGACGAAACCGCCTTCCTCGACGGCTACTCGTTCCCGCGCTTCTTCATCAAGATCCTGGTGCCGCTGATCGCGAGCGGCATCGGCGTCGCGGCTTTCTTCTGCTTCATGTTTTCCTGGGTCGAATTGCTGCTGGCGCGCACGCTGACATCGGTGAACGCCAAGCCGATCGCGGCAGTGATGACCCGGACCGTCTCGGCCGCCGGCATGGATTGGGGATTGCTGGCCGCGGCCGGCGTTTTGACCATCATCCCCGGCGCGCTGGTGATCTGGTTCGTCCGCAACTACATCGCGCGCGGCTTCGCGCTCGGCAGGGTTTAG
- a CDS encoding carbohydrate ABC transporter permease, giving the protein MDKTVNQKAWFLVLPVFLVVAFSAILPLMTVVNYSMQDTFGNNQFFWNGVGWFKELLDPSTDLGSRFFASLWRNLFFSAVILAIEVPLGILVALSMPRQGWTVAACLVILALPLLIPWNVVGTIWQIFGRPDIGLLGYVLNGIGINYNYVSNEFDAWATVIVMDVWHWTSLVALLCYAGLKSIPDAYYQAAQIDGASRWAVFTAIQLPKMHRVLLIAVLLRFMDSFMIYTEPFVVTGGGPGNSTTFISIELVKIALGQFDLGKAAALSLVYNLIIIIVCWVFYTIMTNAGAERQPNKGVA; this is encoded by the coding sequence ATGGACAAGACCGTCAACCAGAAGGCCTGGTTCCTGGTGCTGCCGGTGTTTCTGGTGGTGGCGTTCTCGGCCATCCTGCCGTTGATGACGGTGGTGAACTATTCGATGCAGGACACCTTCGGCAACAACCAGTTCTTCTGGAACGGCGTCGGCTGGTTCAAGGAATTGCTCGATCCATCGACCGATCTCGGCAGCCGGTTTTTTGCCTCGCTGTGGCGCAATTTGTTCTTCTCGGCCGTGATCCTCGCGATCGAGGTCCCGCTTGGAATTCTGGTCGCGCTCTCGATGCCGCGCCAGGGCTGGACGGTCGCGGCCTGCCTCGTGATCCTGGCATTGCCGCTGCTGATTCCATGGAACGTGGTCGGCACCATCTGGCAGATTTTCGGCCGGCCCGACATCGGTCTGCTGGGCTATGTGCTGAACGGCATCGGCATCAACTACAATTATGTGTCGAACGAATTTGATGCATGGGCCACCGTCATCGTCATGGACGTCTGGCACTGGACCAGTCTCGTCGCGCTGTTGTGCTATGCCGGGCTGAAATCGATTCCCGATGCCTATTACCAGGCGGCGCAGATCGACGGCGCCTCGCGCTGGGCGGTGTTCACCGCCATCCAGCTTCCGAAGATGCATCGCGTGCTGCTGATCGCGGTGCTGCTGCGCTTCATGGACAGTTTCATGATCTACACCGAGCCGTTCGTGGTGACCGGCGGCGGTCCGGGCAATTCAACGACATTCATTTCGATCGAACTGGTCAAGATCGCGCTCGGGCAATTCGATCTCGGCAAGGCCGCCGCGCTGTCGCTGGTCTACAACCTGATCATCATCATCGTGTGCTGGGTGTTCTACACCATCATGACCAATGCCGGCGCCGAACGCCAGCCCAACAAGGGAGTCGCCTGA
- a CDS encoding ABC transporter ATP-binding protein: protein MARIDLVDLAHSYSGNDAAPESFALKPISMTWRQGGAYALLGPSGCGKTTLLNLISGIVTPSRGQILFDGVDITPLSTQKRNIAQVFQFPVIYDTMTVGQNLAFPLKNRGLPKAEIDARVAEIAHLLDLAPYLKRKAMRLTADAKQKISLGRGLVRSDVAAILFDEPLTVIDPELKWQLRSKLKALHRELDLTMIYVTHDQTEALTFADTVVVMHDGRVVQSGTPAELFDKPAHTFVGYFIGSPGMNIVPAQVSGREARIDGHAIALDRSYDRLPAGAKIEIGVRPEFVDVAPPAPGLMSANVERIDDLGRVRFARLRVGDVKFAARVPPGFSIPGDVAGLIFDPSRVHVYADSLLVEGAA from the coding sequence ATGGCCCGCATTGACCTCGTCGATCTCGCGCATTCCTACAGCGGCAATGACGCCGCTCCGGAATCCTTTGCATTGAAGCCGATCTCGATGACCTGGCGACAGGGCGGCGCCTATGCGCTGCTCGGGCCGTCCGGCTGCGGCAAGACCACGCTTCTCAATCTCATTTCGGGAATCGTGACACCGTCGCGCGGCCAGATCCTGTTCGACGGCGTCGATATCACACCGCTGTCAACCCAGAAGCGCAATATCGCGCAGGTGTTTCAGTTCCCGGTGATCTACGACACCATGACGGTCGGGCAAAATCTGGCATTTCCGCTGAAGAATCGCGGTCTGCCCAAAGCAGAGATCGACGCGCGGGTCGCCGAGATCGCGCATTTGCTCGACCTTGCCCCCTACCTCAAGCGCAAGGCGATGCGGCTGACGGCCGATGCCAAGCAGAAGATCTCGCTCGGCCGCGGCCTGGTCCGATCCGATGTCGCCGCGATCCTGTTCGATGAGCCGCTGACGGTAATCGATCCCGAACTGAAATGGCAGCTGCGATCGAAGCTCAAGGCGCTGCATCGCGAGCTTGATCTGACGATGATCTATGTCACCCATGACCAGACCGAAGCTTTGACCTTCGCCGATACCGTTGTCGTGATGCATGACGGCCGCGTGGTGCAGAGCGGCACGCCGGCGGAACTGTTCGACAAGCCGGCGCACACTTTCGTCGGCTATTTCATCGGCTCGCCCGGCATGAACATTGTGCCCGCGCAAGTCAGCGGCCGCGAAGCCCGGATCGACGGCCACGCCATTGCGCTTGATCGCAGCTATGACCGGCTGCCGGCGGGCGCGAAGATCGAAATCGGCGTGCGCCCCGAATTCGTCGACGTCGCTCCGCCCGCGCCCGGCCTGATGTCGGCGAATGTCGAGCGGATCGACGATCTCGGCCGTGTTCGCTTCGCGCGCCTTCGCGTCGGGGATGTCAAATTTGCAGCGCGGGTGCCACCGGGATTTTCGATTCCGGGCGACGTCGCCGGACTGATCTTCGACCCGTCGCGTGTGCATGTTTACGCCGACAGTCTACTGGTCGAGGGGGCCGCGTAA
- a CDS encoding DUF2160 domain-containing protein, which translates to MENIAWMAWTLPTAIFFVLLATTLAVMTWLAVAYPEAERVGVLRIPTTRGDRLFISLILTAVIHLLWIGFVGTDTIATLPIGEGVEISSLWLASLISLVSAVVIFRTV; encoded by the coding sequence ATGGAAAATATCGCATGGATGGCCTGGACGCTTCCGACCGCGATCTTCTTCGTGCTGCTCGCCACGACGCTGGCTGTCATGACCTGGCTCGCCGTTGCCTATCCGGAAGCCGAACGCGTCGGCGTCCTTCGCATCCCGACGACGCGCGGCGACCGTTTGTTCATTTCACTGATCCTGACTGCCGTCATCCATCTGCTGTGGATCGGCTTCGTCGGCACCGACACGATCGCGACGCTTCCGATCGGAGAGGGAGTTGAAATATCGAGCCTGTGGCTCGCTAGCCTGATTTCGCTTGTTTCGGCCGTGGTGATTTTTCGCACGGTCTGA